One genomic segment of Bremerella alba includes these proteins:
- a CDS encoding C39 family peptidase — translation MANPFDFEILPQPDDTTCGPTSLHAVYQYFGLSLDLHQLISEVPSLEHGGTLGVMLGIDALRRGFDATIFTYNLEVFDPIWFTRSYDLTERLEAQLTVKSEPKLHLASQAYVEFLNLGGKIKMRDLSAMLISRYLHQSVPILTGLSSTYLYSGPREHGLKNIPDDIRGLPQGHFVVLYGMNENQDRVYVADPYLSNPLGEMHHYPVSFDRLVCSILLGILTYDSNLLVIEPKKVGPTAKARNVS, via the coding sequence ATGGCTAATCCGTTCGACTTCGAGATCCTGCCGCAGCCGGATGATACGACCTGTGGGCCGACGAGCCTGCATGCCGTTTATCAATACTTTGGGCTGAGTTTAGATCTTCACCAATTGATCTCCGAAGTTCCCAGCTTGGAACATGGCGGGACCCTGGGCGTGATGCTGGGGATCGATGCCCTGCGGCGCGGCTTCGACGCGACGATCTTCACCTACAATCTCGAGGTGTTCGATCCAATCTGGTTCACGCGAAGCTACGATCTGACCGAGCGGCTCGAGGCTCAGCTGACCGTCAAATCGGAACCCAAGCTGCACTTGGCCAGTCAGGCCTATGTCGAGTTCCTGAATCTGGGCGGAAAGATCAAGATGCGCGACCTCAGCGCCATGCTGATTAGTCGCTACTTGCATCAGTCGGTGCCCATCCTTACCGGGCTCAGTTCGACCTACTTATACAGTGGGCCGCGCGAGCATGGCTTAAAGAATATTCCCGACGACATTCGCGGATTGCCTCAGGGGCACTTTGTCGTGTTGTATGGCATGAACGAAAATCAGGATCGTGTTTATGTGGCCGATCCTTACCTGTCCAACCCACTGGGCGAGATGCATCACTACCCGGTCAGCTTCGATCGGTTGGTGTGCTCGATATTGCTGGGCATCTTGACGTATGACTCGAACCTATTGGTGATTGAGCCCAAGAAAGTGGGCCCGACTGCCAAAGCGAGGAACGTCTCATGA
- a CDS encoding RimK family protein, with amino-acid sequence MAILIVTDQTDRWPSDGPSVEVVDPQAYITQPQYSEMRGAKVFNLCQTYRYQSVGYYVSLLAEARGHRPVPSVAAMQDWKTRSIIRLISEDLDDLVQKSLAPIKSNKFTLSIYFGKNMAKRYDTLSWRLFNLFQAPLLRAKFMQEKDRWQLTSVGGISAADVPEAHWPFIVETALDHFSKRRSVAKVKKTRFDMAILRNTEDPEPPSDEVALQKFAKAAAQQGVSTEYISRDDYGRLAEFDALYIRDTTAVNHYTYRFARRAHAEGLVVIDDPTSILLCTNKVYLAELLTRHKIPVPKTVVVHRDNAHTLAEELGFPCVLKRPDSAFSLGVVKVKTPEQLQQKLKEFFADSELIIAQEFLPTDFDWRIGIFDRQPLFACKYYMAKGHWQIIKHENANRGRYGKLETLPVELAPRKAVQVALKAANLIGDGLYGVDVKESDGKFSVIEVNDNPNINSGCEDAVLKEELYRRMVSIFVRRIEQQKAGVD; translated from the coding sequence ATGGCAATTCTCATCGTGACCGACCAAACCGACCGCTGGCCAAGCGATGGCCCTAGCGTGGAGGTGGTCGATCCGCAGGCCTACATCACTCAGCCGCAATACAGCGAAATGCGTGGCGCGAAGGTCTTTAACCTTTGTCAAACGTATCGCTACCAAAGCGTTGGCTATTATGTCTCGCTATTGGCCGAGGCCCGGGGGCATCGGCCGGTTCCCAGCGTGGCGGCGATGCAGGACTGGAAGACCCGCAGCATCATTCGTCTGATTAGCGAAGACCTGGACGACCTGGTGCAGAAGTCACTCGCCCCCATCAAATCGAACAAGTTTACGCTCAGCATTTACTTCGGCAAGAACATGGCCAAGCGTTACGATACGCTGTCGTGGCGGCTGTTTAACTTGTTTCAGGCTCCGCTGCTGCGTGCCAAGTTCATGCAGGAAAAGGACCGCTGGCAGTTGACCAGCGTTGGAGGCATCTCGGCGGCGGATGTCCCCGAAGCCCATTGGCCGTTCATCGTCGAAACGGCGCTCGATCACTTCTCGAAACGCCGCAGCGTGGCTAAGGTCAAGAAGACCCGCTTCGATATGGCCATCCTCCGCAATACGGAAGACCCCGAGCCGCCATCGGACGAAGTTGCATTGCAGAAGTTTGCCAAAGCGGCTGCCCAGCAAGGCGTCTCGACCGAGTACATCTCGCGGGACGACTATGGCCGCCTGGCCGAATTCGATGCGTTGTATATCCGCGATACAACCGCCGTAAATCACTATACCTATCGTTTCGCCCGCCGTGCCCATGCCGAAGGTTTGGTGGTGATTGACGATCCGACCTCCATCTTGCTATGCACCAACAAGGTATACCTGGCAGAACTTTTGACGCGGCATAAGATCCCCGTTCCTAAGACGGTGGTCGTGCACCGCGATAACGCCCATACGTTGGCGGAAGAGCTAGGCTTTCCGTGTGTGCTCAAACGCCCCGACAGTGCTTTCTCGCTGGGCGTGGTGAAGGTCAAAACGCCTGAGCAACTGCAGCAGAAACTGAAAGAGTTCTTCGCCGATTCAGAACTGATTATTGCTCAAGAGTTCTTGCCGACCGACTTCGATTGGCGGATTGGTATCTTTGATCGCCAACCGCTATTTGCCTGCAAGTATTACATGGCCAAAGGGCACTGGCAGATCATCAAACACGAGAACGCCAATCGAGGTCGCTACGGCAAGCTGGAGACACTGCCGGTGGAATTGGCACCCCGCAAGGCCGTGCAGGTTGCCCTCAAGGCGGCCAACTTGATTGGCGATGGTCTGTATGGAGTGGACGTCAAAGAGTCCGACGGCAAGTTCTCGGTCATTGAAGTCAACGACAACCCGAACATCAACTCAGGCTGCGAAGATGCTGTGTTGAAAGAAGAGTTGTATCGTCGAATGGTGTCGATCTTCGTACGGCGAATCGAACAACAAAAAGCAGGTGTGGACTAA
- a CDS encoding carboxylate-amine ligase — translation MLAEQIRSSSDAIPLFQAYGVELEYMIVHENSLDVAPIADQLLCDKEGNPSEEIELGDIAWSNELALHVIELKTNGPAASLNGLASRFQANVNDINQRLSGIGARMMPSAMHPWMRPDVEMKLWPHGYNEVYEAFNVIFNCSGHGWANLQSCHLNLPFAGDEEFGRLHAAIRLLLPILPALTASSPVCDRQLMPHLDHRLETYRHNADRIPQVAGVVIPEGFYTQHDYCRYILEPIYQTMTPLDMAGVLRHEWVNSRGAIARFTRNTIEIRVMDVQEHPAADVAICQLVANVAKALTEETWSSLVDQQKAETLRLRDIFLNVVDNADETMIIDPDYLHFFGWNEGLCTAGDLWRSLAERFPAEEKPLGDALDTILSEGPLARRIVTSLQGNLEERLPIVYRELCDCLEEGRSFRPSQLNV, via the coding sequence ATGTTGGCCGAACAAATCCGGTCCTCAAGCGACGCGATCCCGCTGTTTCAAGCTTACGGCGTGGAACTCGAGTACATGATCGTGCACGAAAACTCGCTCGATGTTGCGCCCATTGCGGATCAACTGCTCTGCGACAAAGAGGGCAATCCGAGCGAGGAGATCGAACTGGGAGATATTGCCTGGTCGAACGAGTTAGCCCTGCACGTGATCGAGTTGAAGACCAATGGTCCTGCTGCGTCGCTAAACGGCTTGGCCTCGCGATTCCAGGCCAATGTCAACGATATTAATCAGCGTCTGAGTGGAATCGGAGCCCGCATGATGCCCAGCGCGATGCATCCTTGGATGCGTCCGGACGTCGAGATGAAGCTTTGGCCGCACGGTTACAACGAAGTGTACGAGGCGTTCAACGTCATCTTCAATTGCAGCGGTCACGGCTGGGCGAATCTGCAGAGCTGCCACCTGAATCTACCATTTGCCGGCGATGAAGAGTTTGGCCGTTTGCACGCGGCGATTCGTTTGCTGTTGCCGATTTTGCCTGCCTTGACGGCGAGCAGCCCCGTTTGCGATCGTCAATTGATGCCTCACCTAGATCACCGCCTCGAGACGTATCGGCATAATGCCGACCGAATCCCGCAAGTCGCCGGAGTCGTGATTCCGGAAGGTTTTTACACCCAGCACGATTACTGCCGATATATCCTTGAGCCGATTTATCAGACGATGACACCACTAGATATGGCAGGCGTGTTACGTCACGAGTGGGTCAACAGTCGGGGGGCGATCGCACGCTTCACGCGTAATACGATTGAAATCCGGGTAATGGACGTCCAAGAGCACCCGGCTGCGGATGTGGCTATCTGCCAATTGGTAGCCAACGTTGCCAAAGCGCTGACCGAAGAAACGTGGAGTTCGCTGGTCGACCAGCAAAAGGCCGAAACGTTGCGGCTACGCGACATCTTCCTTAACGTTGTCGACAATGCCGACGAAACGATGATTATCGACCCGGACTACCTTCATTTCTTTGGTTGGAACGAGGGGCTTTGTACCGCCGGCGATCTTTGGCGATCGCTGGCAGAGCGTTTTCCGGCGGAAGAAAAGCCGCTCGGGGATGCGTTGGATACCATTCTGAGCGAAGGCCCGCTGGCACGACGGATTGTCACCTCGTTGCAAGGCAACCTGGAAGAGAGATTGCCGATCGTTTACCGCGAACTGTGCGATTGCCTGGAAGAGGGGCGTTCGTTCCGGCCAAGTCAGTTGAACGTCTAG
- a CDS encoding N-formylglutamate amidohydrolase, with product MNSFPKQAVLFTCEHGGNRIPPKYALRFVEHQELLQTHRGWDPGTFQAATYFHKQVASELFASQTSRLLIDLNRSETHRALFSPLVPAPSDSQRLELLETYYRPWRREVGDWIASQVEGQQFVWHLSFHSFTPVLEGEVRTAEIGLLYDPRRGVERDYCDRWRKRILEIFPEFRVRMNYPYRGVSDGHTTALRKRFSAQRYAGIELEVNQQLFQQSNYRVKQLISGLYQSWHRVLRQTVEAR from the coding sequence ATGAATTCGTTCCCCAAGCAGGCCGTCCTATTTACCTGCGAACATGGCGGTAATCGGATTCCCCCAAAATATGCTCTTCGTTTTGTCGAGCACCAAGAGCTTCTGCAGACGCATCGGGGCTGGGACCCCGGCACCTTCCAGGCAGCGACGTACTTCCACAAGCAAGTTGCCTCCGAGTTGTTCGCGAGCCAAACATCACGGCTGTTGATTGACCTCAATCGGTCAGAAACGCACCGCGCTCTCTTTTCCCCGTTGGTGCCTGCGCCTAGTGATTCGCAGCGGCTCGAACTGCTCGAAACCTATTACCGTCCTTGGCGACGGGAAGTTGGCGACTGGATAGCGAGCCAGGTCGAGGGCCAGCAGTTTGTCTGGCATCTCTCCTTTCATAGCTTTACGCCGGTGCTCGAGGGGGAAGTGCGAACTGCCGAAATTGGCCTTCTGTACGACCCTCGTCGAGGTGTGGAGCGAGACTACTGCGATCGCTGGCGAAAGCGAATCCTTGAAATATTTCCCGAATTTCGCGTTCGGATGAACTACCCGTACCGTGGAGTTTCCGACGGGCACACGACGGCGTTACGGAAGCGGTTTTCGGCCCAACGTTATGCTGGCATTGAATTGGAAGTCAATCAGCAGCTTTTTCAGCAGTCAAACTATCGAGTAAAGCAGTTGATCTCCGGACTTTACCAAAGCTGGCATCGAGTCTTGCGGCAGACGGTTGAAGCCCGGTAG
- the tssK gene encoding type VI secretion system baseplate subunit TssK, producing the protein MKNPPIHWSEGMFLRPHHFQAQDRHWYEFLENSIRDLIPYAYGIRYIEISEQAIANYQIEVSQCEARMRDGSIISIGGNDQMDRVDLRQGIKGLQDLKEVFLENEKIRVYLAVPRTKLGHENTARDAHMPNTRYYEFSREDEEENRGGNPQEVSFRELNIRILLSTDDLSGFELLPICQIVRNESDGTPRIDPNYHPPCLAVDAWTPLGTGIVRRVFDLIGERIERFRNDILNQNITWDPREIGDLEKMMRLRTLNEAYGELRILAFSDGIHPLKVYTALCRIVGQLAIFDEKERRIENIPKYDHENLAEIFQWAYKEIRRLSEGRIDATYEHRFFLGSGQSMHVQLDPKWFDPSWEWYIGFEGVSVSKEDTYQLVTQGFHWVFGSGEQVETLFRNNMPGVRLRPVAQPPRVLPQGGNWVYFQVQRQGPPWDDVQRTQTMGWRFQEEYIHDVKELQGKKRLVLNIRNQLIALHVAVFALRHGEQPRA; encoded by the coding sequence ATGAAGAACCCACCCATCCATTGGTCGGAAGGGATGTTTCTTCGCCCCCATCATTTTCAAGCGCAGGACCGTCACTGGTACGAATTCTTAGAGAACTCGATCCGTGATCTGATCCCGTACGCTTACGGCATCCGCTACATCGAAATCAGCGAGCAGGCCATCGCCAATTACCAAATCGAGGTTTCGCAGTGCGAGGCCCGGATGCGTGATGGATCGATTATTTCGATCGGCGGCAACGATCAGATGGACCGGGTTGATCTCCGTCAGGGGATCAAGGGCCTCCAAGACCTGAAAGAGGTCTTCCTCGAGAACGAGAAAATCCGTGTTTATTTGGCCGTCCCGCGAACTAAATTGGGACACGAGAACACGGCCCGCGACGCCCACATGCCCAATACACGTTACTACGAGTTTTCTCGCGAAGATGAAGAAGAGAATCGCGGCGGCAACCCTCAGGAGGTTTCGTTTCGCGAACTGAATATTCGTATTCTGCTGTCGACCGACGACCTGTCTGGTTTCGAGCTTTTGCCAATCTGTCAGATCGTGCGTAACGAGTCGGACGGTACGCCACGCATTGATCCGAATTATCACCCCCCATGTTTGGCCGTCGATGCCTGGACACCACTGGGCACCGGCATTGTGCGGCGGGTATTCGATTTAATCGGCGAGCGCATCGAGCGATTTCGCAACGACATTCTCAACCAGAACATCACTTGGGACCCGCGCGAGATTGGGGACCTGGAAAAGATGATGCGGCTTCGGACCCTCAACGAAGCGTATGGAGAACTTCGCATTCTGGCGTTCAGCGATGGCATTCATCCTTTGAAGGTCTATACGGCCCTATGCCGTATTGTCGGCCAACTCGCGATCTTCGACGAAAAAGAACGTCGCATCGAGAACATTCCGAAATACGACCACGAGAATTTGGCCGAGATCTTTCAGTGGGCCTACAAAGAGATTCGCCGGCTCAGCGAAGGCCGGATCGATGCGACCTATGAGCATCGCTTCTTCTTGGGCAGTGGCCAGTCGATGCATGTCCAACTGGACCCGAAATGGTTCGACCCAAGCTGGGAATGGTACATCGGGTTTGAAGGGGTTAGCGTTTCCAAAGAAGATACCTATCAATTGGTCACCCAAGGATTTCACTGGGTGTTTGGAAGCGGGGAACAGGTCGAGACGTTATTTCGCAATAACATGCCAGGCGTGCGGCTTCGGCCGGTTGCTCAGCCGCCGCGAGTGCTGCCGCAAGGTGGTAACTGGGTTTACTTCCAGGTCCAACGGCAAGGTCCGCCCTGGGACGATGTCCAACGTACCCAGACCATGGGCTGGCGATTCCAGGAAGAATACATTCACGACGTCAAAGAGTTGCAAGGCAAAAAACGTCTTGTGTTGAACATCCGAAACCAACTGATCGCGCTGCATGTCGCTGTATTCGCGCTGCGGCATGGCGAACAACCGAGAGCGTAA
- a CDS encoding DotU family type IV/VI secretion system protein, with translation MTPKFAKAVDPIFLCMLDLLDRIERDGNSLDPSQERIRVKKRIDTAENLLGQTAEWELAKYALVGWIDQMLITAPWNGANWWQNNDLEFECFHSGKAFEHFFVAAKEAQSLANKDALEVYYICVVLGFRGLYGHPHSLQYTQHYGLPADLDTWAKQTASALQLAIGRSAIMDRPEPGEGAPPLNGYNKLINMSLFAVIMVAICVGYFLMFGLK, from the coding sequence ATGACTCCAAAGTTTGCCAAAGCAGTTGATCCCATTTTTCTGTGCATGCTTGATCTGCTGGATCGGATTGAACGGGATGGGAATTCGTTGGACCCCAGCCAGGAACGAATTCGCGTGAAGAAGCGAATCGATACGGCTGAGAATCTACTGGGCCAGACAGCCGAATGGGAGCTTGCCAAATACGCCTTGGTGGGCTGGATCGACCAGATGCTGATCACGGCCCCCTGGAACGGTGCCAACTGGTGGCAGAATAACGACCTTGAGTTTGAATGCTTCCATAGCGGTAAGGCGTTCGAGCATTTCTTTGTGGCGGCGAAGGAAGCTCAAAGCTTGGCCAACAAAGATGCGTTGGAAGTTTACTACATATGCGTGGTTCTCGGTTTTCGAGGCCTGTATGGGCACCCGCACTCGCTGCAGTACACACAGCATTACGGCCTGCCGGCCGACCTGGATACCTGGGCGAAGCAGACCGCTTCGGCCCTGCAATTGGCGATCGGTCGTAGCGCGATCATGGACCGCCCCGAACCTGGCGAAGGGGCGCCTCCGCTCAATGGCTACAACAAGCTGATCAATATGTCGCTCTTCGCGGTGATTATGGTCGCGATTTGCGTCGGATATTTTTTGATGTTTGGACTTAAGTAA
- a CDS encoding type VI secretion protein IcmF/TssM N-terminal domain-containing protein — protein MMAFVYQLVYYITLPFTAFNTLATNIPGIRSLGKITVPTRIAWLVFVFLFFVLVSFCVTFQFSDTSAQWNDYLLDWKTGLTVFALMIVIPVVSYYIVKIWMEEDTSEYPDIDKAWKQGLTALEKHGIPLGSTPLFLILGNPDDRRASNLMRASGFGFNVSDPAQGPAALHWYANPDAIFVFLTQTSCLSTLTDGYKNHTNKNSQLATPAPQQIPGGQTIVAGAGQQSLIAEQLDHTLGADENEDEQRFMEAPPSMQAGVGATMDFGQGMAGGQTMNFGADDAAQAALISKSGMRQSKSDMTDQMERLKYVCKLINKSRRPVCPINGLLVTIPFDMIEDSSEPIQLAVQSDLDVIRSTTRLRCSVTALITEMESAQGFLELIKRVGEKRAKEQRFGKGFNVWNPPIAEQLEAVSQHATGAFEDWTYLLFREKDGLRRPGNPKLFELLCKIRGKFSECMTNIIANSFGFEPDKNPRAAGNSLLFAGCYFAATGDTGDRQAFVRSVLYKVMEQDAELDWNQDALEENTGAEFAANIAALVGGVCLLILIGFALNSFFGEYMPWHHDQ, from the coding sequence ATGATGGCATTCGTTTATCAACTTGTTTACTACATTACGCTGCCGTTCACCGCGTTTAATACGTTGGCGACGAATATCCCTGGCATACGTAGTCTGGGGAAAATCACGGTCCCAACGCGAATCGCCTGGCTGGTGTTCGTCTTTCTTTTCTTCGTGTTGGTATCGTTTTGCGTAACCTTTCAGTTCTCGGACACGTCGGCCCAGTGGAACGATTACCTGCTGGATTGGAAGACAGGGCTCACCGTCTTCGCGTTGATGATCGTCATCCCGGTCGTCTCGTACTACATCGTGAAGATCTGGATGGAAGAGGATACATCGGAATACCCCGATATCGACAAGGCCTGGAAACAAGGTCTGACGGCTCTTGAAAAGCATGGTATTCCATTAGGTAGCACGCCGTTGTTTCTAATCCTGGGTAATCCGGACGATCGCCGTGCGAGCAACCTGATGCGGGCCTCTGGTTTTGGCTTCAATGTTTCCGACCCTGCCCAAGGTCCCGCAGCCCTGCATTGGTATGCCAATCCAGATGCGATCTTTGTCTTCCTGACACAGACTTCGTGTTTGTCGACGTTGACCGATGGCTATAAGAATCATACGAATAAAAACTCGCAGCTTGCCACACCGGCCCCGCAGCAAATCCCTGGGGGGCAAACGATCGTCGCCGGTGCGGGGCAGCAAAGCTTGATTGCGGAGCAATTGGACCACACGTTAGGTGCGGACGAAAACGAAGACGAGCAGCGCTTCATGGAAGCTCCTCCGAGCATGCAAGCAGGCGTCGGGGCGACGATGGATTTCGGTCAAGGGATGGCCGGTGGCCAAACTATGAACTTCGGCGCAGACGATGCCGCCCAGGCCGCGTTGATCTCGAAGTCAGGCATGCGACAGTCGAAGTCTGATATGACCGATCAAATGGAACGCCTGAAATACGTTTGCAAGCTCATTAACAAATCGCGCCGTCCTGTCTGTCCGATCAACGGTCTGCTGGTCACCATTCCATTTGACATGATCGAAGATTCCAGCGAACCCATTCAGCTTGCCGTTCAAAGCGACTTGGACGTGATCCGTTCGACGACCCGTTTACGCTGCAGCGTGACGGCACTGATCACCGAGATGGAAAGCGCCCAAGGCTTTCTGGAACTTATCAAACGCGTGGGAGAGAAGCGGGCCAAAGAGCAGCGTTTCGGCAAAGGCTTCAACGTCTGGAATCCGCCCATTGCCGAACAACTGGAAGCTGTCTCGCAGCATGCCACCGGGGCGTTCGAGGACTGGACCTATCTGCTGTTTCGCGAAAAAGACGGTCTCCGCCGCCCAGGCAATCCTAAATTGTTTGAACTGCTGTGTAAAATTCGTGGCAAGTTCAGTGAATGCATGACCAACATCATCGCCAACTCGTTCGGTTTCGAGCCCGATAAGAACCCCCGTGCGGCAGGCAACTCACTGCTGTTTGCAGGTTGTTATTTCGCGGCGACCGGCGACACGGGCGACCGCCAGGCTTTTGTCCGCAGCGTGCTATATAAGGTCATGGAACAAGACGCTGAACTCGACTGGAACCAGGATGCATTGGAAGAGAATACAGGTGCCGAATTCGCCGCCAATATTGCCGCGTTGGTCGGCGGCGTGTGCCTGTTGATCTTGATCGGCTTCGCTCTGAATTCTTTCTTCGGCGAGTACATGCCGTGGCACCACGACCAATAA
- a CDS encoding DUF1559 domain-containing protein: MTTFPTLRKSPPTGFTLVELLVVIAIIGVLIALLLPAVQQAREAARRMSCKNNLKQMGLATHNYIDTYRSLPMGCTVDLSVSSTGNNGSWGVHGRILSFLEQGNLYDQVDITTAWDFQTPIDGLKIPGYGCPSDPGAGRERDPGSGKVKLWPTSYGFNYGTWFVFNPTTKQGGNGLFYPNSKLSFRDATDGSSNTLLAAEVKAWTPYRRNDGPDSTSIPASITAAETQIASGSDEKNTGHTEWPDGRVHHTGFTAAMTPNTQTGCTIGGTAYPECDYNSWQEGKDGSSGNPTYAIVTSRSWHPGVVDVVMFDGSSRSISETIDLTTWRSLATRAGGEVVSEF, encoded by the coding sequence ATGACGACCTTTCCCACCCTACGGAAATCGCCGCCCACCGGTTTCACATTAGTAGAACTCTTGGTGGTGATCGCCATCATCGGCGTTCTTATCGCCTTACTCTTGCCGGCCGTGCAACAGGCTCGCGAGGCCGCCCGGCGAATGAGTTGCAAGAACAACTTGAAGCAGATGGGCTTGGCCACGCATAACTACATCGACACGTATCGCTCTCTGCCCATGGGCTGCACGGTCGACCTGTCGGTCTCCTCGACCGGCAACAATGGTTCCTGGGGTGTGCATGGGCGCATCCTCAGTTTCCTGGAACAAGGCAATCTATACGACCAAGTCGACATCACTACGGCCTGGGACTTCCAGACGCCGATTGATGGCTTGAAGATCCCCGGTTATGGTTGTCCCAGCGACCCCGGCGCCGGGCGCGAACGTGACCCAGGCAGCGGAAAGGTCAAGCTGTGGCCGACCTCGTACGGCTTCAATTACGGAACGTGGTTCGTTTTCAACCCTACTACGAAACAAGGCGGAAATGGGTTGTTCTATCCCAACTCGAAGCTTTCCTTCCGCGATGCCACCGACGGATCGTCCAACACGTTGCTCGCAGCCGAGGTGAAGGCCTGGACGCCTTACCGGCGTAACGATGGCCCTGATTCGACAAGCATCCCTGCTTCGATCACCGCTGCCGAAACGCAAATTGCCTCAGGCTCTGACGAGAAAAACACCGGCCATACCGAATGGCCCGATGGTCGCGTGCATCACACCGGCTTTACGGCAGCGATGACGCCGAACACCCAAACAGGCTGCACCATCGGTGGCACGGCCTACCCCGAGTGCGACTACAACTCGTGGCAGGAAGGCAAAGATGGCAGCAGCGGCAATCCAACTTACGCCATCGTCACCAGCCGCAGTTGGCACCCCGGTGTGGTCGATGTGGTCATGTTCGACGGAAGCAGCCGCTCGATTAGCGAAACGATTGACCTAACCACTTGGCGGTCCCTGGCAACGCGTGCCGGAGGCGAAGTCGTCAGCGAATTCTAA